One Engystomops pustulosus chromosome 7, aEngPut4.maternal, whole genome shotgun sequence DNA window includes the following coding sequences:
- the CHGA gene encoding chromogranin-A: MPTMLYIGVLSVALCAVQVISFPASGRDTEDDTKVMKCIVEVISDTLSKPNPVPTSQDCLETLRGDERIISILRHQNLLKELQELAAQGAMARLEKQKKNGGFGEELSGIIEKQNNKPNPPEKPQVSTERDDVKTQSEEEERKRSSGHVEEEDSTEELESNEINKREETSEEEEIDNRITDEINEMEHPKDNQEDASDGRVLEEKEPMTKKDQEADETEDPEKENKQDRNETDDEEDDTQREDNSMRPEDFKESTPESDNSKEPKQDMDSIDCTEENPRSDDLSSKDLEDSKRWNKMDELAKELRAKKCAGRSSEDEPDRSMKIPPKDPKYDPIGLEAEDRQQWQRSREDSSETEAPILKRTEERKEEEGSANRKNEDQELESLAAIEAELENVAHKLHDLRRG; this comes from the exons TAATCTCCTTCCCTGCATCAGGCCGTGATACAGAAGATGACACAAAG GTGATGAAATGCATTGTGGAAGTCATTTCTGACACACTGTCCAAACCCAACCCTGTCCCCACCAGTCAAGATTGCCTGGAAACCCTGCGTGGAG ATGAAAGGATTATTTCCATCCTGCGCCACCAGAACCTTCTCAAGGAGCTCCAGGAACTTGCAGCTCAAG GAGCGATGGCCAGACTAGAGAAGCAGAAAAAGAATGGCGGTTTCGGGGAGGAGCTATCAGGCATCATAGAGAAGCAGAACAATAAGCCCAACCCCCCTG AAAAGCCCCAAGTGTCTACAGAAAGAGATGACGTGAAGACACAgtctgaagaagaagagagaaaGAGGAGCTCTGGTCACGTAGAAGAGGAGGACAGCACTGAGGAATTGGAGAGCAATGAGATCAATAAGAGGGAAGAGACCTCCGAGGAGGAAGAGATCGACAACCGCATCACAGATGAGATCAATGAAATGGAGCACCCCAAAGACAACCAGGAGGATGCCAGTGATGGTCGCGTGTTGGAAGAGAAGGAGCCAATGACCAAGAAGGATCAAGAGGCCGATGAGACAGAAGATCCTGAAAAGGAAAACAAGCAAGACAGAAATGAGACAGACGACGAGGAGGATGACACCCAGCGGGAGGACA actCCATGAGGCCTGAAGATTTCAAAGAGTCTACACCTGAGTCTGACAACAGCAAGGAACCCAAGCAGGACATGGATTCGATTGACTGCACCGAAGAGAACCCCAGGAGTGACGACTTATCATCTAAAGATCTTGAAGATTCTAAGCGATGGAATAAGATGGATGAACTGGCTAAGGAGCTCAGAGCCAAGAAGTGTGCCGGAAGAAGCAGTGAGGATGAGCCTGACCGCTCCATGAAGATTCCCCCCAAGGACCCTAAATATGATCCAATAGGCCTGGAAGCTGAGGACAGGCAACAATGGCAGAGATCCAGGGAAGACAGTAGTGAAACCGAAGCTCCAATATTAAAGCGAACAGAAGAGAGAAAGGAAGAAGAGGGCAGTGCTAACAGGAAGAATGAG GACCAAGAACTGGAGAGTTTGGCCGCCATTGAGGCAGAACTGGAAAATGTTGCCCACAAGCTGCATGATCTGAGGCGGGGATGA